A genomic window from bacterium includes:
- the galE gene encoding UDP-glucose 4-epimerase GalE translates to MRILVTGGAGYIGSHTAIRLLETGYDVTILDDLSSGHKEAVDRIEQLTGKKIELYVGDISDRVLLRKLFAASKIDAVIHFAGKKSVEDSVTQAAYYFAENVGGTAVLCNAMQEAGVSRIVYSSTCQVYGDKVVPALHEEMSADPVNPYGDTKYCSEKLLQWLAIGSGWSSVALRYFNPIGAHESGMIGEDQKNAKNIIPILLEIADGKRAKLQVFGTDYPTPDGTCLRDYIHIMDLADAHISAMEWATKNRGWLMCNVGNGIGGSVFDIRTAFEQACGKPIPFETTARRAGDPAILVADPTKAQSVLGWSGKLSLFEACHSAWQWHLKNPDGYVKR, encoded by the coding sequence ATGCGCATTTTGGTCACCGGCGGGGCTGGATACATTGGCTCCCACACTGCAATCCGCTTACTGGAAACCGGCTACGATGTTACCATCCTCGACGATCTGTCGAGCGGTCACAAGGAAGCGGTCGATCGAATCGAGCAGCTAACCGGTAAAAAAATCGAGTTGTATGTCGGTGATATCTCTGACCGGGTGCTACTCCGAAAGCTGTTTGCAGCTTCAAAAATCGACGCGGTGATTCACTTTGCCGGAAAAAAGTCGGTGGAAGATTCAGTTACTCAAGCAGCTTATTACTTCGCGGAGAACGTGGGGGGTACTGCTGTTTTGTGTAATGCCATGCAGGAAGCTGGTGTGTCACGTATCGTCTATTCATCGACCTGTCAAGTTTACGGCGACAAAGTCGTTCCAGCCCTACACGAAGAAATGTCCGCTGATCCGGTGAATCCCTACGGCGACACTAAGTATTGTTCGGAAAAACTGTTGCAGTGGCTCGCAATTGGCAGCGGCTGGTCGTCGGTTGCGTTACGCTACTTTAATCCAATCGGTGCCCACGAATCCGGCATGATTGGCGAAGACCAGAAGAATGCGAAAAATATCATTCCCATTTTGTTAGAAATCGCTGATGGGAAGAGGGCTAAGCTGCAGGTCTTCGGTACCGATTACCCAACACCGGACGGAACCTGCTTACGTGACTACATCCACATCATGGACCTTGCCGATGCGCATATCAGTGCAATGGAGTGGGCAACAAAGAATCGCGGTTGGTTGATGTGCAATGTTGGCAATGGAATCGGTGGCAGCGTTTTCGACATCCGGACGGCCTTTGAACAAGCTTGTGGGAAACCGATTCCATTTGAAACGACTGCCCGGCGGGCGGGTGACCCAGCGATTCTGGTTGCTGATCCAACGAAAGCGCAGTCGGTGTTGGGGTGGTCAGGAAAACTCTCACTATTCGAAGCGTGTCACTCCGCATGGCAGTGGCACTTGAAGAATCCCGATGGATATGTGAAAAGGTAA
- a CDS encoding response regulator: protein MKPYLAKFAEISEYLRKARREVASSGNPLVVSTVRNVTERLISFAQTHNAPEVMMYASRVAAASEASFLPELEKLIQSLNAVIAGQSSDGQSILVIDDDEMTQRLIEAFLQSTHRRLHFVDSLRDADEALANQPFSLILLDLILPDGDGRNYLARLKQESATSSIPVIVLTSKENEAIRMECLGLGATEYFVKPLQLQPLAIAIERNIARLRPAEPMVVASSPVSTEEIPTSIAVASPPREDRRLQREYRLSSRAEFQECYLREVAAARKTGMPISMAAMDIDDFTQITIDHGTTGGEDAIRTVASQLAKALQPGEEAVRWGLDDFLVLLPGLSIEAAKLRIENWRKSFQDLLATSINPIHISVGVADVASTVELAEAMGLAKRYLYAAKQLGKNSIIAGSDELDSPNRTIIMAEDDEVSAALVAHRLNREGIEVFQFSNGSEAWNAAQTTTPSLFLLDVKMPVMDGFELLQKIRSEHRFDSVPVVMLTAIGKETDIVHGLELGADDYIIKPFSPTDLVARLSRLLAKKRGE from the coding sequence ATGAAACCATACCTTGCAAAGTTTGCCGAAATCTCCGAGTATCTCCGAAAGGCACGGAGAGAAGTCGCCAGCTCAGGTAACCCACTGGTGGTTTCTACGGTGCGAAATGTTACTGAACGCCTAATTTCTTTTGCCCAAACGCACAATGCTCCCGAAGTCATGATGTATGCTTCGCGGGTTGCTGCAGCATCGGAAGCAAGTTTCCTGCCGGAATTGGAAAAATTAATCCAGTCACTGAATGCTGTTATTGCGGGACAATCGTCTGACGGGCAGAGCATTTTGGTAATCGACGACGATGAAATGACTCAGCGATTGATTGAGGCATTCCTCCAATCGACGCATCGACGATTACATTTTGTTGACAGTTTGCGGGATGCAGATGAAGCATTGGCAAACCAGCCGTTTTCTCTAATATTACTCGATTTAATCCTCCCAGATGGCGATGGGCGTAACTATTTAGCGCGTCTAAAGCAGGAGTCGGCTACTTCCTCGATACCAGTAATAGTTCTTACTTCAAAAGAGAATGAAGCCATTCGGATGGAGTGTCTTGGCTTAGGTGCGACTGAGTATTTTGTGAAACCGTTGCAATTGCAGCCGCTCGCGATCGCAATTGAACGCAACATTGCCCGTCTTCGTCCCGCCGAGCCAATGGTAGTTGCAAGTTCACCTGTTTCGACCGAAGAGATACCAACCTCGATCGCTGTAGCTTCACCACCGCGTGAGGATCGTCGATTACAGCGGGAGTATCGGTTAAGCAGTCGTGCTGAGTTTCAGGAGTGCTATCTTCGAGAAGTTGCTGCTGCCCGTAAAACCGGAATGCCAATCTCAATGGCAGCGATGGATATTGACGATTTCACCCAAATCACGATTGATCACGGCACTACCGGGGGCGAGGACGCAATTAGGACAGTTGCATCGCAGTTAGCGAAAGCACTGCAGCCCGGAGAAGAGGCCGTGCGCTGGGGATTGGATGATTTTCTCGTTTTGCTGCCAGGTCTATCCATCGAAGCGGCGAAGCTGCGCATCGAGAATTGGCGCAAGAGCTTCCAGGATTTGTTAGCAACCTCCATAAATCCAATTCACATCTCAGTGGGCGTTGCGGATGTCGCAAGTACCGTTGAGTTAGCCGAAGCGATGGGACTTGCGAAACGTTATTTGTATGCTGCCAAGCAATTAGGGAAGAATAGCATTATAGCTGGTTCAGACGAATTGGATTCGCCCAATCGTACGATAATCATGGCAGAAGATGATGAAGTTTCGGCGGCTTTGGTGGCGCATCGTTTGAACCGGGAAGGAATCGAAGTATTCCAGTTTAGCAATGGCAGCGAAGCGTGGAATGCCGCCCAAACGACCACACCATCGCTTTTCCTGTTAGACGTGAAAATGCCGGTAATGGATGGTTTTGAGCTGTTGCAGAAAATTCGCTCCGAGCACAGATTCGATTCTGTCCCCGTGGTGATGTTGACAGCCATCGGAAAAGAGACTGATATCGTTCACGGATTAGAGTTAGGAGCCGATGACTACATCATCAAACCGTTCTCACCGACCGATCTTGTTGCCCGCTTGAGTCGTCTGCTGGCAAAAAAACGTGGCGAGTAA
- a CDS encoding insulinase family protein codes for MKYSIRNVFLGLFISSLAGISFANEFDGLKPDGEVAGFRPVAVYENANDAPMGARFQSVRHGFIIDLLRIESVPQGFFWVKSPPKWDKGEPHTCEHLLLGKGNRGKAVAALEDMALGSSSAYTEQLYTAYHFNTVAGTETYYKLFEEKLMALLHPDFTDEEVRREVCHVGVVIDPKTGKRSLEEKGTVYTEMVSGYEKPWSYLWNVMDDIVYGDTHPVANVSGGEPAAIRTMTPQDMREFHREFYHLSNMGIIVALPENIPLQDALRKFSEILDRCQTGTDSSPHPGMSGFDLPPPQPMLPEGSIKIVDYPSDNPQDQCDMLLSWPAQLTYTAQDELLLNLFLGAFASGSTSNLYALLIDSKTQSLDLEATSVYGSSSRYLGHPIRINVGGMPPSSVTDAKIRATRSAIIKELQKVADLPDNSPEVKKFNEQALSLLTSTKKYYEDILNKPPMFGFRGGPGGTWQHNLNWLEHEPGFRKSLVWKKQIAFADSLLRTGKNVWKGYIQNWKLLSTQPFVVANQPSPAVMQKMIDDKSYRIAGYIEQYKTKYNVKTAEEAILAYEKEFDSNTKQLETTYAQQAMPKFIENPPLTLDDPLRFDSMKLQNGSPLVASTFENMTSATIGVAFNLKAIPESLLVYVPFLPSLITDIGVYENGKPVTHKEMNTRLRSEVLNYYADFDHGVVTGRSEFIVRAAGANHNEMINGLQWMTNSLYSPYLALENLSRIQDVIDQILSYYRSTMKGGEEGWVDMPADAYRFQTDPVYLATDCFLTKTHLMQRLRWQLTTAGSSAEQKVINEFLAKLAKTGATKPRSDLIKWVNEQPIPEQSDVTKTVCKRIVAELLATLSEIPDANLAQDWKYLCSEIEADLAVTPTVAMNRMKATLTLLTHSDNTRFYLISNSGERAAIMPTLESFAKKLSSEKTSVQNFATIRRIDQRLASRHSGMMTPVYVGLVNDNTRSGVLLFSAKNAEPYDVTSEKMLDALAGNLYSGGAGHGLFMRTWGAGLAYSNGYRYRDHAGRCNYYAERCPDVAETMRFVVSVLKEAKYDESLGEYAIALAFEKSRAGSNYEERGEAIASDLADGFPPERIAAYRKKVLGMRNTPDLTKKLFARMEKVYGKVLIGYGESAEQVEQGNFFLIGPERQFASLETEIAISDTPQPVYRLYPRDFWLTK; via the coding sequence ATGAAATACTCAATTCGCAATGTGTTTCTTGGATTGTTCATCAGTTCGCTCGCCGGAATTTCCTTTGCGAACGAATTCGATGGTTTGAAACCGGATGGGGAAGTTGCCGGATTTCGACCAGTGGCAGTGTATGAAAATGCCAACGACGCTCCAATGGGTGCGCGTTTTCAATCGGTGCGCCACGGCTTTATCATCGATTTACTTCGCATCGAATCAGTACCACAAGGTTTCTTCTGGGTGAAGTCGCCACCGAAGTGGGACAAGGGCGAACCTCATACCTGCGAACACTTGTTGTTGGGTAAAGGGAATCGCGGAAAAGCGGTTGCTGCTTTGGAAGACATGGCGCTTGGCAGCAGCAGCGCTTACACTGAGCAGTTGTACACTGCCTATCACTTTAACACGGTGGCTGGTACCGAGACCTATTACAAATTATTCGAAGAAAAATTAATGGCGCTGCTTCATCCCGATTTTACCGATGAAGAGGTGCGACGCGAAGTGTGCCATGTTGGAGTAGTCATCGATCCGAAAACCGGAAAACGATCCCTTGAGGAAAAGGGGACGGTCTACACGGAAATGGTCAGTGGGTACGAAAAACCGTGGTCCTATCTCTGGAACGTGATGGATGATATTGTCTATGGCGACACCCATCCCGTTGCGAATGTTTCAGGGGGAGAACCAGCGGCGATACGCACGATGACGCCACAGGATATGCGTGAATTTCATCGTGAGTTTTACCATCTCTCAAATATGGGAATCATCGTCGCTTTACCGGAGAACATTCCGCTACAGGATGCGTTGCGAAAATTCTCGGAGATATTGGATCGATGTCAAACCGGTACCGATTCTTCTCCGCATCCCGGAATGAGTGGTTTCGATTTGCCGCCGCCGCAACCGATGTTGCCAGAAGGGTCGATTAAGATTGTGGATTACCCCAGCGACAATCCGCAGGATCAATGCGACATGTTACTCTCGTGGCCCGCCCAATTGACATACACCGCTCAAGACGAGCTGTTGCTCAATTTGTTTCTCGGTGCGTTTGCCAGTGGTTCCACATCAAATTTATACGCCTTATTAATCGACTCGAAAACCCAATCGCTCGATTTAGAAGCGACCTCGGTGTATGGTAGCAGCAGCCGTTACTTGGGACATCCCATTCGCATCAATGTTGGTGGAATGCCACCATCGTCGGTTACCGATGCGAAGATTCGGGCAACCCGCAGTGCCATTATTAAAGAGCTGCAGAAAGTAGCTGATTTACCTGATAATTCTCCTGAGGTTAAGAAGTTTAACGAGCAAGCGTTAAGCTTGTTGACAAGCACGAAGAAATACTACGAAGACATTCTGAATAAACCCCCGATGTTTGGTTTCCGTGGCGGTCCCGGCGGTACATGGCAGCACAATCTCAATTGGTTAGAGCATGAACCCGGCTTCCGGAAATCGTTGGTTTGGAAAAAGCAAATCGCATTTGCCGACTCACTTCTGCGTACTGGGAAAAATGTTTGGAAAGGCTACATCCAGAATTGGAAGCTGCTCTCGACACAACCGTTTGTCGTGGCGAATCAACCATCACCCGCAGTGATGCAAAAGATGATTGATGACAAGTCATACCGGATTGCTGGATACATCGAGCAATACAAAACCAAGTACAATGTGAAGACCGCAGAAGAAGCGATACTCGCTTATGAGAAAGAGTTCGATTCCAACACGAAGCAACTGGAAACCACCTATGCACAGCAGGCGATGCCGAAGTTCATCGAGAATCCCCCGCTAACGTTAGACGATCCACTTAGATTCGATTCAATGAAACTGCAAAATGGCTCACCACTTGTTGCATCGACTTTCGAGAATATGACTTCGGCAACGATTGGCGTCGCATTTAATCTGAAAGCAATCCCTGAATCATTACTGGTGTATGTTCCATTCCTACCCTCGCTGATAACCGATATCGGCGTTTATGAGAATGGAAAACCGGTAACTCACAAGGAAATGAATACTCGATTGCGATCCGAGGTGCTCAACTATTACGCTGACTTCGATCATGGCGTTGTAACTGGTCGTTCTGAGTTCATAGTCCGGGCAGCTGGAGCGAACCATAACGAAATGATCAACGGATTACAGTGGATGACGAACTCACTGTATTCCCCTTACTTGGCGCTTGAGAATCTCTCACGTATACAAGATGTAATTGACCAAATACTGAGTTACTACCGATCGACAATGAAGGGTGGCGAGGAAGGGTGGGTCGATATGCCTGCCGACGCTTACCGGTTCCAAACCGATCCGGTGTACCTTGCGACCGATTGTTTTCTCACCAAGACCCATTTGATGCAACGGTTGCGTTGGCAATTGACTACTGCCGGCAGTAGTGCGGAACAAAAAGTCATCAATGAATTTCTTGCCAAGTTAGCCAAAACCGGTGCTACCAAACCGCGTAGTGATTTGATAAAGTGGGTGAATGAGCAACCAATTCCGGAGCAATCAGACGTAACGAAAACCGTCTGTAAACGAATTGTCGCAGAGCTGTTAGCGACGTTGTCGGAGATTCCCGATGCAAACCTTGCGCAAGATTGGAAGTATCTCTGCAGCGAGATCGAAGCCGATTTAGCAGTAACGCCGACTGTCGCGATGAATCGAATGAAGGCAACCCTTACATTGCTGACCCATTCCGATAACACGCGCTTCTATCTGATTTCGAATTCGGGAGAACGTGCTGCAATTATGCCGACGCTTGAGTCGTTTGCGAAAAAGCTCTCGTCGGAGAAAACCAGTGTGCAGAATTTCGCGACAATTCGACGGATCGATCAACGGTTGGCATCTCGTCATTCGGGGATGATGACACCGGTGTATGTCGGATTAGTAAACGACAATACCCGGAGTGGTGTATTGCTGTTCTCCGCAAAGAATGCCGAACCTTATGATGTAACCTCCGAAAAAATGCTGGACGCATTGGCAGGGAATCTTTATAGCGGCGGTGCTGGACATGGTTTGTTTATGCGGACATGGGGCGCGGGATTGGCGTATAGCAACGGTTATCGCTATCGCGATCACGCCGGGCGTTGTAACTATTATGCTGAGCGATGTCCCGATGTCGCGGAAACGATGCGTTTTGTCGTAAGCGTTCTGAAAGAAGCGAAATACGACGAGTCGCTTGGGGAATATGCCATTGCCTTAGCATTTGAAAAGTCAAGGGCGGGATCGAATTACGAGGAACGCGGTGAAGCGATTGCCTCCGATTTAGCAGATGGATTCCCGCCGGAGCGAATCGCTGCCTACCGCAAAAAAGTGTTGGGGATGCGTAACACGCCTGACTTAACCAAAAAGCTGTTCGCCCGGATGGAGAAAGTGTACGGGAAAGTGTTGATTGGATATGGCGAATCCGCCGAGCAAGTCGAACAGGGCAATTTTTTCCTAATTGGGCCGGAACGACAGTTCGCTTCGCTGGAAACCGAAATTGCAATCTCTGATACCCCCCAACCGGTGTATCGACTCTATCCCCGTGATTTCTGGTTAACCAAGTAA
- a CDS encoding asparaginase: MHSRPPILIEQMRGDSLETYHTGSIAISNANGDLLFAMGNSEARPLTRSSMKPIQALPFVEVWSDRVSLEEIAIASASHSGEDMHRRLVARLLDRFGGTPDQLQCGVHPPHDEETRRELIREGLTPTVLHHNCSGKHAAMLATANSYGESLEGYYLPEHPVQQRIKARIARYCDDAMDEIATGMDHCSVVTWGPTLRGMATAFARIADQSGRFGDDVGRIRDAMQTHPEIIAGTRKRIDTDLMRACKGLIAKAGAAGYYSMGWHDAATGMGVGVAIKMWDGEEVPRNVVSCILLETLGLLQHGWGAKTGWGARTVKNWAGRAVGEIRPSKDFLQGLQKFTTPVRMF; encoded by the coding sequence GCGATCTCTTGTTTGCCATGGGTAATTCCGAAGCACGTCCGCTCACTCGCTCATCGATGAAACCGATTCAAGCGCTGCCGTTTGTGGAAGTGTGGTCTGATCGGGTTTCGCTGGAAGAAATTGCGATTGCATCGGCGTCGCATAGTGGCGAAGACATGCACCGCCGGTTAGTTGCCCGGTTGCTCGATCGCTTTGGTGGAACACCCGACCAATTGCAATGCGGAGTGCATCCTCCCCACGATGAGGAGACACGTCGCGAATTGATTCGCGAAGGATTAACGCCTACTGTACTACACCACAACTGCTCGGGAAAACATGCCGCAATGTTGGCGACAGCTAACAGTTACGGCGAGAGTTTAGAAGGGTATTATTTACCTGAACATCCGGTACAGCAGCGGATCAAAGCGCGGATTGCCCGGTATTGCGACGATGCGATGGATGAGATTGCGACCGGAATGGATCACTGTTCAGTTGTGACATGGGGTCCAACCCTCCGCGGGATGGCGACGGCGTTTGCTCGCATCGCCGATCAGTCGGGACGCTTCGGTGACGATGTTGGTCGAATTCGCGACGCCATGCAAACTCATCCGGAAATTATTGCAGGAACCCGGAAACGAATCGATACCGATCTCATGCGCGCTTGTAAAGGACTTATTGCGAAAGCCGGCGCGGCAGGATACTATTCGATGGGCTGGCACGATGCTGCTACGGGGATGGGGGTTGGCGTTGCTATCAAGATGTGGGATGGCGAGGAAGTGCCGCGGAACGTCGTCTCATGCATTCTACTGGAAACGTTAGGACTCCTGCAGCACGGTTGGGGCGCTAAGACGGGATGGGGCGCTCGTACGGTCAAGAATTGGGCGGGACGTGCGGTGGGTGAAATTCGTCCAAGCAAAGATTTCTTGCAAGGACTCCAGAAGTTTACGACACCAGTGAGGATGTTTTAG
- a CDS encoding nuclear transport factor 2 family protein, which translates to MNDTNRIEIDQDSCSIAGIVVQKHFKRIVGDRWTLCTTMLLLLLVVERNVLATENPIESLIQAERSFSAMSERAGVSQSFQHWFADSCIVLRPHPTNGKNWYKDREIPVHLSWEPNVTGVSVSGEFGYSSGPWLMKKSAFDTVVTARGHFVSIWKKTTNGEWQVAFDHGISYESPFDAVPLMKIVSPKIIDSLSQQKRLPQHSARLDSLLKRDRQFHELLRSKGTVFAYENATARKVLMLREGFTPVYSYMLAEQFMRKYGVMSSLTPLGGDVAESDDLGYTYGKLHYKPRKESDSLAGDYYYLRVWQRNHQWRWQIVLEIATPIPPERIESSSHPSESK; encoded by the coding sequence ATGAACGACACTAATAGGATAGAGATCGATCAAGACAGTTGCTCAATTGCTGGAATTGTTGTGCAGAAACATTTCAAGAGGATCGTTGGTGACCGCTGGACGTTATGCACTACAATGCTCCTGTTGCTTCTGGTGGTGGAACGGAACGTTTTGGCGACAGAGAATCCGATTGAGTCGCTGATTCAGGCGGAACGTTCGTTTTCTGCCATGTCTGAGAGAGCAGGAGTCAGCCAGTCTTTTCAACACTGGTTTGCTGATAGCTGCATCGTTTTACGGCCGCACCCAACCAATGGAAAGAATTGGTACAAAGACCGCGAGATTCCGGTTCATTTGAGTTGGGAACCGAATGTCACTGGAGTTTCAGTGAGCGGTGAATTCGGATATTCTTCGGGACCTTGGCTCATGAAAAAGTCGGCTTTTGATACCGTTGTTACCGCTCGTGGGCACTTTGTTTCGATTTGGAAAAAAACGACAAACGGGGAGTGGCAGGTCGCATTTGATCATGGAATTTCCTACGAATCTCCATTCGATGCAGTGCCACTGATGAAAATCGTGTCACCGAAAATTATAGATTCACTTTCGCAACAGAAGCGGCTACCCCAACATTCTGCGAGGCTCGATTCGCTGCTAAAGCGGGATCGTCAGTTTCATGAGTTACTTCGATCAAAAGGCACTGTTTTTGCCTATGAAAATGCCACGGCGAGAAAAGTCTTGATGTTGCGGGAAGGTTTTACCCCGGTGTATAGTTACATGCTTGCCGAACAATTTATGCGCAAGTATGGTGTGATGTCTTCGCTAACACCGCTTGGCGGCGATGTTGCAGAATCCGACGACTTGGGTTACACCTATGGAAAACTGCACTATAAGCCGCGCAAAGAAAGCGATTCGCTTGCCGGTGACTACTATTACTTGCGAGTTTGGCAGCGCAACCACCAATGGCGGTGGCAAATCGTGTTAGAAATTGCAACGCCGATTCCACCAGAGAGAATTGAATCTTCTTCACACCCATCGGAGTCAAAATGA
- a CDS encoding aldehyde dehydrogenase family protein, which produces MSEKFQNLIDGVWCDADSGNTFENRNPADWSDLIGTFPKSGTGEVDRAITAAKRAYNAWRLMPAPARGNILKKVGDLMTERKEFLAREMTREMGKVLKETRGDVQEGIDTAYYAASETRRMFGHNTPSELPNKYNLSMRQPLGVVGVITPWNFPMAIPTWKIFPALACGNTVVFKPASDTPRTATELVKILDEAGVPKGVINLVHGGGSVVGNAIVNDKRVAAISFTGGSDVGKKINELAGKTLKRVSLELGGKNAVIVMNDADLDNALDAVIWGAFGTTGQRCTATSRVICQSGIHDKFVKMLVERANTLKLGDGLDENNEVGPCVSESQRNSVHEYTLIGLNEDKAKLECGGEAALGGDLDKGWFYKPTIFSGIKPGMRLEQEEVFGPVLSVIKCETLEEAITILNDTVYGLSSAIFTQDVNVAMVAIRDIEAGICYINSATIGAEAHMPFGGVKETGNGHREGGWTVYDFFSEWKSVYIDFSGKLQKAQIDNN; this is translated from the coding sequence GTGAGCGAAAAATTTCAGAACTTGATCGATGGAGTATGGTGCGACGCCGACTCCGGTAACACCTTTGAAAACCGCAATCCCGCCGACTGGTCGGATTTGATTGGTACCTTCCCGAAAAGTGGTACGGGCGAAGTTGATCGTGCAATTACCGCAGCTAAGCGCGCTTACAACGCATGGCGACTGATGCCGGCGCCGGCACGCGGCAACATCTTGAAGAAAGTCGGCGACCTGATGACCGAGCGGAAAGAATTTCTTGCTCGCGAAATGACCCGTGAAATGGGCAAAGTATTGAAGGAAACCCGCGGCGACGTGCAAGAAGGCATCGATACCGCCTACTATGCCGCTAGCGAAACCCGCCGGATGTTCGGTCATAACACGCCTTCCGAATTACCCAACAAGTATAATCTTTCGATGCGACAACCGCTCGGCGTAGTGGGCGTCATTACCCCGTGGAATTTCCCGATGGCAATTCCGACGTGGAAAATTTTCCCGGCGCTGGCATGCGGCAATACCGTCGTCTTCAAGCCGGCAAGCGACACCCCGCGTACCGCCACCGAATTAGTAAAGATTCTGGATGAAGCTGGCGTACCAAAGGGTGTAATCAATTTAGTCCACGGTGGTGGTTCGGTTGTCGGAAATGCTATCGTCAATGATAAGCGAGTTGCGGCGATTAGCTTCACCGGCGGCAGCGACGTCGGTAAAAAAATCAACGAGTTGGCAGGCAAGACCTTGAAGCGGGTATCCCTCGAACTCGGCGGCAAGAACGCCGTTATCGTAATGAATGACGCCGACCTCGACAATGCGCTCGACGCGGTGATTTGGGGCGCGTTTGGTACAACCGGACAGCGTTGCACGGCAACCTCCCGCGTGATTTGCCAATCCGGCATTCACGACAAATTCGTGAAGATGCTCGTGGAACGCGCCAATACCTTGAAGTTAGGTGACGGTCTCGACGAGAATAATGAAGTCGGTCCGTGTGTCAGCGAATCGCAGCGCAACTCGGTGCACGAATACACACTCATTGGCTTGAACGAAGACAAAGCGAAGCTCGAATGCGGCGGTGAAGCGGCGCTGGGCGGCGATCTCGATAAGGGTTGGTTCTATAAGCCGACGATTTTCAGCGGGATCAAACCGGGTATGCGGTTAGAACAGGAAGAGGTGTTCGGTCCGGTGCTTAGCGTTATCAAATGCGAAACGTTGGAAGAAGCGATTACGATTTTAAACGATACGGTGTATGGTCTATCGAGCGCGATTTTTACGCAGGATGTCAATGTTGCGATGGTAGCGATTCGCGATATCGAAGCAGGCATCTGCTATATCAATAGCGCGACGATTGGTGCGGAAGCCCACATGCCGTTCGGCGGCGTGAAGGAAACCGGTAATGGTCACCGTGAAGGCGGCTGGACGGTTTACGATTTCTTTAGCGAATGGAAATCGGTCTACATCGACTTTAGCGGCAAACTGCAAAAAGCGCAGATCGACAACAACTAA